A region of the Primulina eburnea isolate SZY01 chromosome 7, ASM2296580v1, whole genome shotgun sequence genome:
TTCTCTTTGGAATACGTCAAGCTCTTAAATACTTGTTCCATCTTGTCGAATTCTTGCTTTCTCCCATACGAATCAATCAACAAGTTATATGTGATGATATCCGGTTTTATCTGATTGCTTTTCATTCTAGAAAGCACCAACTCCATCTCCCTGATCATTCCGTTCTTTCCATAGGCATCCATCACACCATTAAATGTGAAAATATCAGGAGTCACTATACTTTCTGACAGATCTTTGAACAGAGTATTAACTTGATCAATATTTCTCGCCTGAGCAAAAGCTCTCAAAATAATGTTGTAGGTGACGACAGTAGGCTTACACCGCTCCATTCCTTTCATTTTGTCGAAATACATAAGAGCCTTAGCCAAAGCCTTGGATTTGTCACGAGAGTGCAGGTGGGCTGTGATAAGGGAATTATATACAGATGAATCAGGCTTACAACCACTATTACGCATCTCAGAGAAAAGCCACATGGCCATTCGAGTTTGCCCTTTCTTTCCCATAACTGATATTAACTTCGAATAAACTCCATTGTCCGCTACGTACCACCTCTGCTTTTGCATCCATCTGAACACCTGATATATGTAAATGAGGCTTTAATGACAAGGGAGCCAAGATATTCATTCGACTCAAACGGAAAAGAAACCAAATACTCATACAACGTTCAATGATGGCGAACCCCCCAACAACAATCAACACTTTTCATAAATTTCGCAAACGAAACTCGGAGAGATCACAGGCAGAGAAACAAACATGGATTTGCACCATGTATGATGTATGCACATATTATcataaaattagataaaatccCACCAATGAAATACATGAAAACACCCCGAAAAACTAAAAGTAACAGACATCAACCAGTAACCAGATTATCAAAATGAAAACTTAATCACATTTAATTAGAAACCACTATGACATAAGATCGGGGGGACGTAAACCTCCAGGCATTGAAGCCACTTGTCATTAGTCCCAAGCTCTTCAAACAGCAAGAAACAGTGCTCCGTTCTGACAAACCTAACATACTTATTCAGAGTATTCATCAACGGCTGCTTATCAGTGAAATTCTTCATTATTGAGCGAACCAACTCTTTTTCTTCTGAAGACGGAGAGACATTTTTCTTGCGGGTCCTTTTGGGTCTGGTTGAAACATCGCACATTCGAATTGTGGTGGGTCGAATTGCCACAGGTGGCCTTGGGTGTTGTCTGAAGACATCGGTTCGGGTGAATACGTGAGTGGGAGAAAGGTACAGAGAAGGAGACAAGAATGGAGGGTATGTCAAGGTCATTTCTGTAATTTCATCAAGGGCAGTGTAGGTTGGGTGGTTGCGATGGCTGCGCCGCCGCAATTCTTTCAATCCTGTTATTCCAGTAAGCAGAGATATTCACCAGGAGGCAACAGGTTAATATTTCCTCACCATTTTTTTcggtatttaatttttttttcaagaaatttattttccattggatttatattataaattttttgaatAAGTATCTTGTTATAGGGTCTTGCGAATTTTTATTCGTGAaatgtttcaaatttttttatatttataataaaaaataatatttttgatgtaaataataataattttttgataaaaaatctttttatatttataataaaaaaataacatttttttatataaataataatagttTTTCATGAGTAAACCAAATAAAAACTTTCTTACAAGAATTTTCAAAAGTTTTTTTAATCCTCCCAAGAATACTATATTCTTGCCAACCTCTAAAATTGTAACATATTTTATAACCAAAAAACAAGTAAAAACTTGTATGTTTACAAGTTTCTATTACGTTATGATGGTGATTATGTATGAAGGATCGgttttgatatttttgaaggtCTTTCAAATACAATATTTTCTATAAGTTGCAATAGCTTGTATTCTAAAAATTAATACACCGATAAataaaatcgagtttggttttctaACCAAGtggaagatactcgaaataatcatttGTTAAGAAAATTGAACAGTTTAAACCTTTTAGCTTGTGtttaaactgaataactgaaataaggTGGATCAGTTCGGGCTTGTATCAGTTCAGTCATGAGAAAAACTGAACCGATAtcaactgaactgatcaaatcagtttttaAACAATAGTTTAACAAATAAAGACACCATATATGTTTCTaaatgttcggagacttcaactgctcgtcacctcttctaccacctcgggtaggatctactagaagactttgatttataccaCACTTTATACAAACTCACTCTAAAAGAGCAGCATCCAACTAGAAATCATAGCACTCAATATTACAGACAGAACCTTACAATGTACGTAATGTTTACTGTCTTTATAGCAAAACTACAAACACAATatttaatgtctttgtgtgaAAACTCACTCAGCTAAACAATAAGCTCAACTCTttgtatatgtgagtgattgtgtgtaaATATGTGAGAATTGATCTAATAAGTACAACacaaaggtgttctcacacaacTGGGCTAACTGCTACTAGTAAACTGATATGAAATGAATGTGGCCTCAGTTTTCTTCACACATTGGTATTTGGTTGTAGTTCCGCTCTATGTTGTTATCTTCGATAGTTTTTGATCTGGTATTTATAGACGCTCAGCTGACCGTTGATGAAGACTCAATGATAATGTCTGTTGCATTTGCATGTGCTTCATTAGGACATGTCTTGTCATTCTGACAACTGTTCTGGAAGTTTTTCTCTTTTAGctttgctgcaacgtccattattgtaccttCGTATGTGAAGTAGCTTGTATATTCGTGCCTAGCTGGGTTCCATTAAATAGTTTTGTCG
Encoded here:
- the LOC140837005 gene encoding pentatricopeptide repeat-containing protein At4g39620, chloroplastic, whose translation is MTLTYPPFLSPSLYLSPTHVFTRTDVFRQHPRPPVAIRPTTIRMCDVSTRPKRTRKKNVSPSSEEKELVRSIMKNFTDKQPLMNTLNKYVRFVRTEHCFLLFEELGTNDKWLQCLEVFRWMQKQRWYVADNGVYSKLISVMGKKGQTRMAMWLFSEMRNSGCKPDSSVYNSLITAHLHSRDKSKALAKALMYFDKMKGMERCKPTVVTYNIILRAFAQARNIDQVNTLFKDLSESIVTPDIFTFNGVMDAYGKNGMIREMELVLSRMKSNQIKPDIITYNLLIDSYGRKQEFDKMEQVFKSLTYSKEKPTLPTFNSMITNYGKARLRERAEFVLQKMNDMGYKPSFITYECLIMMYGHCGSVSRAREIFDQIAESVKEKKVSTLNAMLEVYCRNALPMEADVLFESMCRTKKFQVDSSTYKLLYKAYSKADMKDLVQKLLVYMDKDGIIPNKRFFLDALGAVGSSSRSQKSAKIADGSRRQAVIPNPELDEIMGQNDERVLFSDVNVEFDVHF